From Chloracidobacterium sp. N, the proteins below share one genomic window:
- a CDS encoding S8 family serine peptidase — translation MARLMPPRRLWIGFLVGLLVMLVAIGLPVRQQAAGRGYSITMSEVAMPTDFTISIGGFCFDPRKDDPARALAARGGYLTEAAGDSYQIVQFNGRAQDAWLAELRQAGIEPLQYIPHQAYLAYVPAAARETAARRDYVRWMGLYQPAYKLSPALQWLLTGKAGKPSADGTYLVATFKRSGLEAATKRLENVGKVITVETMPAGAVFDVLRVRLSPAAVIQAAQASEVMAIEPYVTPTPEDERNAHVTAGNYTGTGIDNLAAPGYNPQTQFGSNGSGITVGVVDDGVEIPSPQGFYITTANAVAGPPRGADSSQSFRGGHGHLCASIIAGTTPFPNILDPRGYNYGLGVAPGAHIVSVPLITGGAFQGGDVTAVNDTVTTLPPNGIRATISNNSWGAGVATDYGTREAQYDAFTRDASQGDGIDPLLFVFSSGNNGPGSQTLTRPKAAKNVITVGSSVGLRPELPSFQGVPNTNIDFISNYSSRGPAADGRIKPDVCAPGQQITGPQSASNQVGFGTLGDGVHIRGSGTSFAAPHVSGAAAVFSGWWRATNAGQFPAPALIKAALINGAVDMNAEHPGVPGSSSTEPIPNIAEGWGRINLRNSIPGGVPTVYVNENVPLLDNGQTYVFTGQVANGGQPLRVTLVYTDVPGAPGANPALVNDLDLSVSVGGQTYRGNVFANGLSTPGGNADNRNNVENVFLPPQPAGTPVVVRVAATALNGDGIPGNSDTTDQHFALVIRNAVASTPTTPLLAVSNVMATEVGGNGNGFIEPCEQGSLMLGLRNDGTPATGLSATLTALTPGVSILSGTGTFANIGQGQSVTGPTPAFRFLLGPTVPCGQVVQFQLTVNFAGGGSPFVTTVQVPTGGNNYVFTPSGGATIPAGGQLVAGSQLDDALIPLTAPFAFSIYGTNVAAGATVTADTNGVLRLAGGGGSVFENTSLPFPGFGSAPALCVFWDDIDLRAQQSGPPSGIFTQVTGSAPNRQWIIEWRGVRFGTSEEIRVAVVLQEGTNRFEYRYAQTGPGNGNSATVGVQATGSGSLFTQFSFDQPNVTPGLRLEAQLGCGPCVLCEYAVSPSTLNVGGDAVPSVTVTVTTGAGCAWEATVRNTDAPWVKLVSAQLASGQVVTPRMVGELGDVNRRLALTGTGSATVTLAVGRNPGGAARTGTVLVAGQVVTVTQAGGSGGGAPLGATMAMFRPSNGYMYLKNRLISDFADQDFFYGTAGDVPVAGDWDSDGIDTPGIYRNVNGVMTFFLINNNTGGFADVSFAFGQPGDIPIAGDWDGNGTVTCGVYRPGSQTFFLRNANTGGNPDLTVVITGAQASDRPVAGRWVAGSPVTGVGLYRPGNGQFLLKNANVSGAADASFVVTTTGTVVAPVAGDWTRQGFAAVGVVVNVGGTIQFQLRTANTAGAPELRVNYGAPGDVPLIGNWDGQIKLPPVSVP, via the coding sequence ATGGCACGGTTAATGCCACCCCGTCGCTTGTGGATTGGATTTCTGGTTGGTTTGCTCGTGATGCTCGTCGCCATTGGGCTGCCCGTTCGGCAGCAGGCGGCCGGACGGGGCTATTCCATAACCATGTCAGAGGTGGCTATGCCGACGGATTTCACCATTTCCATTGGGGGCTTTTGTTTTGATCCCAGGAAGGACGACCCGGCGCGGGCGCTGGCGGCGCGGGGCGGGTATCTCACGGAAGCCGCCGGCGACAGCTACCAGATTGTCCAGTTCAACGGACGGGCGCAGGATGCCTGGCTGGCAGAACTGCGGCAGGCAGGCATCGAGCCGCTGCAATACATTCCGCATCAGGCGTATTTGGCCTATGTTCCGGCTGCGGCCCGCGAGACGGCGGCGCGGCGGGATTATGTCCGGTGGATGGGGCTGTACCAGCCGGCCTACAAGCTCAGCCCGGCGTTGCAGTGGCTGCTGACCGGAAAAGCCGGAAAGCCGTCCGCAGATGGGACGTACCTTGTGGCCACGTTCAAGCGTTCGGGGCTGGAAGCGGCGACCAAACGGTTGGAAAACGTCGGCAAGGTCATCACGGTGGAGACCATGCCGGCGGGTGCGGTGTTTGATGTGCTGCGGGTACGGTTGTCGCCAGCGGCCGTCATCCAGGCGGCACAGGCGTCTGAAGTCATGGCGATTGAGCCGTATGTCACGCCTACGCCCGAAGACGAGCGCAATGCGCACGTCACGGCCGGAAACTACACCGGAACCGGCATAGATAACCTGGCCGCGCCGGGCTATAACCCACAGACGCAGTTTGGCAGCAACGGCAGCGGGATTACGGTCGGGGTGGTGGATGACGGGGTGGAGATTCCCAGCCCCCAAGGCTTTTACATCACGACGGCGAATGCCGTGGCGGGGCCGCCCCGTGGCGCTGACAGTTCACAGTCGTTTCGCGGCGGTCACGGGCATCTATGTGCCAGCATCATTGCCGGCACAACGCCCTTTCCGAACATTCTCGATCCCCGGGGCTACAACTACGGGCTTGGCGTTGCGCCAGGCGCACACATTGTCAGTGTGCCGCTGATTACGGGCGGAGCTTTTCAGGGGGGCGACGTAACGGCAGTCAACGATACTGTCACGACACTGCCGCCAAATGGCATTCGGGCGACGATTTCCAACAACAGTTGGGGCGCCGGCGTTGCCACCGACTATGGTACCCGTGAGGCGCAGTACGACGCCTTCACCCGTGACGCCTCACAGGGCGATGGGATTGATCCGCTGCTGTTTGTGTTCTCTTCCGGCAATAATGGTCCAGGCTCACAAACCCTGACACGCCCGAAAGCGGCCAAAAACGTCATCACCGTTGGCTCATCGGTGGGGCTGCGCCCGGAGTTGCCTTCCTTCCAAGGTGTTCCCAACACCAACATAGACTTCATCTCCAACTATTCGAGCCGGGGACCGGCGGCGGATGGCCGTATCAAGCCGGATGTCTGCGCGCCGGGGCAGCAGATTACCGGGCCGCAGTCCGCCTCAAATCAGGTTGGCTTTGGGACATTGGGTGATGGCGTTCACATTCGTGGCAGCGGGACTTCCTTTGCCGCGCCGCATGTCTCCGGGGCGGCCGCTGTGTTTTCCGGCTGGTGGCGTGCGACAAATGCGGGGCAGTTTCCGGCGCCAGCGCTCATTAAGGCGGCCCTTATCAATGGCGCGGTGGATATGAATGCCGAGCATCCGGGCGTGCCGGGCAGCAGCTCGACGGAGCCGATTCCCAACATTGCGGAAGGGTGGGGGCGCATCAACCTGCGCAACTCCATTCCCGGCGGCGTCCCCACGGTGTATGTCAACGAAAACGTGCCGCTGCTGGACAACGGGCAGACGTACGTGTTTACCGGGCAGGTGGCCAACGGCGGACAGCCCCTGCGGGTGACGTTGGTCTATACGGATGTGCCGGGTGCGCCCGGCGCCAACCCGGCGCTGGTCAATGACCTTGACCTCAGCGTGTCGGTTGGGGGACAGACCTACCGGGGGAACGTCTTTGCCAACGGTCTTTCCACGCCAGGTGGCAATGCCGACAACCGGAACAACGTCGAGAACGTCTTTCTGCCGCCCCAGCCGGCGGGGACGCCGGTTGTGGTGCGGGTGGCGGCGACGGCACTCAACGGAGATGGGATTCCGGGCAACAGTGATACGACCGACCAGCATTTTGCCCTGGTGATCAGGAATGCCGTGGCCAGCACGCCAACCACGCCGTTGCTTGCGGTGTCGAATGTCATGGCAACAGAGGTCGGCGGCAACGGCAACGGTTTCATTGAACCCTGCGAGCAGGGCAGTCTGATGCTTGGGTTGCGCAACGATGGGACGCCGGCCACGGGACTTTCGGCGACCTTGACGGCGCTGACGCCGGGTGTCTCCATCCTCAGCGGCACAGGAACTTTTGCCAACATTGGGCAGGGGCAGAGTGTGACCGGTCCTACCCCGGCCTTTCGCTTTCTGCTGGGGCCAACGGTGCCCTGTGGGCAGGTTGTGCAGTTTCAACTGACGGTGAACTTTGCCGGCGGCGGCAGCCCGTTCGTGACCACGGTGCAGGTGCCAACCGGGGGAAACAACTATGTGTTTACGCCATCGGGTGGGGCCACGATTCCCGCTGGTGGGCAGCTCGTTGCTGGCAGCCAGTTGGACGATGCCTTGATTCCACTCACGGCCCCATTTGCCTTTTCCATTTACGGGACGAACGTGGCCGCCGGTGCTACGGTGACTGCTGACACAAACGGGGTGTTGCGCCTGGCCGGTGGTGGAGGGAGTGTGTTTGAAAACACATCACTGCCATTTCCCGGTTTTGGCAGTGCGCCGGCGCTCTGCGTGTTTTGGGATGACATTGACCTCCGGGCTCAGCAGTCGGGGCCACCCAGTGGCATCTTCACCCAGGTTACGGGAAGCGCCCCCAACCGGCAGTGGATCATCGAGTGGCGCGGGGTACGGTTTGGGACCTCAGAGGAAATCCGTGTGGCGGTAGTGCTCCAGGAAGGCACGAACCGCTTTGAGTACCGCTATGCCCAGACCGGTCCGGGAAATGGCAATAGTGCCACAGTGGGCGTCCAGGCTACGGGAAGTGGTTCGCTCTTCACACAATTTTCGTTCGATCAGCCCAATGTGACGCCTGGATTGCGGCTTGAGGCACAGCTTGGCTGTGGGCCGTGTGTTTTGTGTGAGTATGCCGTCAGCCCGTCAACCCTGAATGTCGGCGGGGATGCGGTGCCGAGCGTGACGGTGACGGTGACGACGGGTGCAGGCTGCGCGTGGGAAGCGACGGTGCGCAACACCGATGCGCCGTGGGTGAAGCTGGTGTCGGCGCAGTTGGCCAGTGGACAGGTGGTGACGCCCCGGATGGTCGGCGAGCTTGGGGATGTGAACCGGCGGCTGGCGCTGACGGGGACGGGAAGCGCGACGGTGACTTTGGCCGTCGGGCGCAATCCGGGCGGGGCGGCGCGGACGGGGACGGTGCTGGTGGCCGGGCAGGTGGTGACGGTGACGCAGGCTGGGGGCAGTGGCGGGGGCGCGCCGCTGGGGGCGACGATGGCGATGTTCCGGCCGTCGAATGGGTATATGTACCTGAAGAACCGGCTGATTTCGGACTTTGCCGACCAGGACTTTTTCTACGGGACGGCCGGAGATGTGCCGGTTGCCGGGGACTGGGACAGCGACGGCATTGACACGCCGGGGATATACCGGAATGTCAACGGGGTGATGACGTTTTTCCTGATCAACAACAACACGGGCGGATTTGCGGATGTGTCGTTTGCGTTTGGGCAGCCGGGGGACATTCCGATTGCGGGGGACTGGGACGGGAACGGGACGGTGACGTGTGGGGTGTATCGTCCGGGGAGTCAGACGTTCTTTTTGCGGAATGCGAATACGGGAGGGAATCCTGACCTGACGGTGGTGATCACGGGGGCGCAGGCGAGTGACCGGCCGGTGGCCGGGCGGTGGGTGGCTGGCAGCCCGGTGACGGGGGTGGGGTTGTACCGGCCGGGCAACGGACAGTTTCTGCTGAAGAACGCGAATGTAAGCGGGGCGGCGGATGCCAGCTTCGTGGTGACGACGACGGGGACGGTGGTGGCGCCGGTGGCTGGGGACTGGACGCGGCAGGGATTTGCGGCGGTGGGCGTGGTGGTGAACGTCGGGGGAACGATTCAGTTTCAGTTACGGACGGCAAACACGGCCGGGGCGCCGGAGCTACGTGTGAACTACGGTGCGCCGGGGGATGTGCCGCTCATTGGCAACTGGGATGGGCAGATCAAGCTGCCGCCGGTGTCGGTGCCGTGA